Proteins encoded together in one Variovorax paradoxus EPS window:
- a CDS encoding ArsR/SmtB family transcription factor → MEENDVVRSLAALAQPIRLRVFRSLVVAGPAGLTPSALTEALEVSATGLSFHLKELVHASLISQERQGRNLIYRASFERMNALQGYLSENCCEGEACAVDGSKAAACNC, encoded by the coding sequence ATGGAAGAAAACGACGTCGTCCGATCGCTGGCTGCCCTCGCCCAGCCTATTCGCCTTCGGGTATTCCGCTCCCTCGTGGTGGCCGGCCCCGCGGGCCTCACCCCCAGCGCGCTGACCGAGGCGCTGGAGGTTTCGGCCACTGGCCTGTCCTTCCATCTCAAGGAGCTCGTGCACGCAAGCCTGATCTCGCAGGAGCGACAGGGCCGCAACCTCATCTACCGCGCATCGTTCGAGCGGATGAATGCCCTGCAGGGCTACCTCAGCGAGAACTGCTGCGAAGGCGAAGCCTGCGCGGTCGACGGCAGCAAGGCCGCGGCCTGCAACTGCTGA
- a CDS encoding alpha/beta fold hydrolase: MPDTYVLVHGAWHTGAEIEAVADHMRKAGHTVHCPTLAGNRPGDDRAITSLEDAIASAVRYIEEKDLTEVRLAGHSYGGMVISGVADRIAQRLKRLVYINAFVPLDGESLNDMVPPHYVTMFDAIAGANGNAVTLPFEVWRDAFINDADLALAQAAYDKLNPHAYRTFTDKIQLKQPLAALALGKSYVNCQQDIALPHSLPWHPRLSERLGLFRLVECPGSHEMFFSNPARLAQAILEAGRD, from the coding sequence ATGCCCGACACCTATGTTCTCGTCCACGGCGCCTGGCACACCGGCGCCGAAATCGAAGCCGTGGCCGATCACATGCGCAAAGCCGGCCACACGGTGCATTGCCCGACGCTGGCAGGCAACCGGCCGGGCGACGACCGCGCGATCACCAGCCTCGAAGACGCGATCGCCTCGGCCGTGCGCTACATCGAGGAGAAAGATCTGACCGAAGTGCGCCTCGCAGGCCACAGCTATGGCGGCATGGTGATCTCGGGCGTGGCGGACCGCATCGCGCAGCGGCTCAAGCGGCTGGTCTACATCAACGCCTTCGTGCCGCTCGATGGCGAATCGCTCAACGACATGGTGCCGCCGCATTACGTCACGATGTTCGACGCCATCGCCGGCGCGAACGGCAACGCCGTGACCTTGCCGTTCGAGGTCTGGCGCGATGCGTTCATCAACGATGCCGACCTCGCACTCGCGCAGGCCGCCTACGACAAGCTGAACCCGCACGCGTACCGCACCTTCACCGACAAGATCCAGCTGAAGCAGCCGCTGGCCGCTCTTGCGCTCGGCAAGTCCTACGTCAATTGCCAGCAGGACATCGCGCTGCCGCACAGCCTGCCGTGGCATCCGCGCCTGTCGGAGCGGCTGGGGCTTTTCAGGCTGGTGGAGTGCCCCGGCAGCCACGAGATGTTCTTCTCGAATCCTGCGCGGCTCGCGCAGGCGATCCTGGAGGCGGGGCGGGACTGA
- a CDS encoding 3'-5' exonuclease: MSDDTSSSSSLQPLPEREQILLLEPFEGLDLKDIVVVTTLQEAEHAAATLLAAGVAGFDTESKPTFAKNEVSGGPHVVQFSTRDRAWLFQLHRTECNPVVAALIASTELKKVGFGLSTDLTLIRNRLNIEPGAVYDIDNEFRRRGYRKSVGVKTAVALVFDRRFMKSRKATTSNWANKQLTESQIRYAANDAYASIRVYDALFAGD; the protein is encoded by the coding sequence GTGAGCGACGACACCTCCTCCTCGTCGTCGTTGCAGCCCCTCCCCGAACGCGAGCAGATCCTCCTGCTCGAGCCCTTCGAGGGCCTGGACCTGAAGGACATCGTCGTCGTCACCACGCTGCAGGAGGCCGAACACGCGGCCGCCACCTTGCTGGCCGCCGGTGTCGCCGGCTTCGACACCGAATCCAAGCCCACCTTCGCGAAGAACGAAGTCTCGGGCGGACCGCACGTGGTGCAGTTCTCGACGCGCGACAGGGCCTGGCTCTTCCAGTTGCATCGCACCGAATGCAACCCGGTGGTCGCCGCCCTGATCGCCTCGACCGAATTGAAGAAGGTCGGCTTCGGCCTCTCGACCGATCTCACGCTGATCCGCAACCGCCTGAATATCGAGCCCGGCGCGGTGTACGACATCGACAACGAATTCCGCCGCCGCGGCTACCGCAAGTCGGTGGGCGTGAAGACGGCGGTGGCGCTGGTGTTCGACCGCCGCTTCATGAAGTCGCGCAAGGCGACCACCTCGAACTGGGCCAACAAGCAGCTGACGGAATCGCAGATCCGATACGCGGCGAACGATGCCTATGCGTCGATCCGCGTGTACGACGCGCTGTTTGCTGGCGATTGA
- a CDS encoding TfoX/Sxy family protein produces the protein MSDFVQSLHEVFERLGRIQTRRMFGGHGVWHEGRMIALVFKDTLYLKSDAGSAEHFDRLNLPPFTYVRQGKEMPMSYRQAPADFFEDREEAARWGRLAYEAALRSGQPPKQPKPKTAAKKTAAKKTPAKKVPVKTKKAASR, from the coding sequence ATGAGCGATTTCGTCCAGAGCCTGCACGAGGTCTTCGAGCGCCTCGGCCGCATCCAGACGCGCCGCATGTTCGGTGGCCACGGCGTGTGGCACGAGGGCCGCATGATCGCGCTCGTTTTCAAGGACACGCTGTACCTCAAGTCCGATGCCGGCAGCGCCGAGCATTTCGACCGGCTGAACCTGCCGCCCTTCACCTATGTGCGGCAGGGCAAGGAGATGCCGATGTCGTACCGGCAAGCCCCGGCCGACTTCTTCGAAGACCGTGAAGAAGCCGCGCGCTGGGGCCGCCTTGCCTACGAAGCCGCCTTGCGTTCGGGCCAGCCTCCGAAGCAGCCAAAGCCCAAGACCGCAGCGAAGAAAACCGCTGCGAAAAAGACACCCGCAAAGAAAGTCCCAGTGAAGACCAAGAAAGCAGCCTCTCGGTGA
- a CDS encoding VOC family protein, whose product MRIDHIALWTTDLERCKRFYVDYFGATAGAGYVNPAKGFASCFLSLGDGARIEAMTTSTLAPVAAEAGAQRMGWTHLAISVGSDAAVDALTQRLKADGYPLLDGPRRTGDGYYESVVLDPDGNRVEITA is encoded by the coding sequence ATGCGCATCGATCACATCGCACTCTGGACCACCGATCTCGAACGCTGCAAGCGCTTCTATGTCGATTACTTCGGCGCGACGGCCGGCGCGGGTTATGTGAATCCGGCCAAGGGTTTCGCCTCCTGCTTCCTGAGCCTGGGCGATGGCGCGCGCATCGAGGCGATGACGACGAGCACGCTCGCGCCCGTCGCCGCCGAGGCCGGCGCGCAGCGCATGGGCTGGACGCACCTGGCGATCAGCGTGGGCTCCGATGCCGCGGTCGATGCGCTCACGCAACGGCTGAAGGCCGACGGCTATCCGCTGCTCGACGGCCCGCGCCGCACCGGCGATGGCTACTACGAGAGCGTGGTGCTCGACCCCGACGGCAACCGCGTCGAGATCACCGCATGA
- a CDS encoding GNAT family N-acetyltransferase, whose product MSAAQIPAFHLRSRDGTAEESIVLAGIWRRAWISANRNAAFTEPISHWLKRVQTEFVPPAEVVLAERDGQVLAFMVLLERREYVAQLFVEPHLRNQGLGQALLDEACVRIPTGWRLHVATTNTAAQRFYERYGLVRGTVDRHPTSGRERIAYHWSPSRPPWRIG is encoded by the coding sequence ATGTCCGCCGCCCAAATCCCCGCCTTCCACCTGCGGTCGCGCGATGGCACCGCCGAAGAGAGCATCGTGTTGGCCGGCATCTGGCGGCGCGCATGGATCTCGGCCAACCGCAACGCCGCCTTCACCGAACCGATCTCGCACTGGCTCAAGCGCGTGCAGACCGAATTCGTGCCGCCGGCCGAAGTGGTGCTCGCGGAGCGCGATGGCCAGGTGCTCGCGTTCATGGTGCTGCTGGAGCGGCGCGAGTACGTGGCGCAACTCTTCGTCGAGCCGCACCTGCGCAACCAGGGCCTCGGGCAGGCGCTGCTCGATGAAGCCTGCGTGCGCATACCTACGGGATGGCGGCTCCATGTGGCCACCACCAACACCGCCGCACAGCGCTTCTACGAACGCTACGGCCTCGTGCGCGGCACGGTCGACCGGCATCCGACCAGCGGGCGCGAACGCATCGCCTACCATTGGTCGCCCTCGCGCCCGCCATGGCGGATTGGCTGA
- the fghA gene encoding S-formylglutathione hydrolase produces the protein MTDHTPKTLSEHPCFGGVQSFHEHASQEIGLPMRFSVYLPPQAANGPVPALLYLAGLTCNEETFAIKAGAQRMAASLGLALIAPDTSPRGPAAECVPGAKDDWDFGIGAGFYLDATREPWATHWRMESWIVHELLPLVAQHFAIDGQRIGIFGHSMGGHGALTLALRHPGRFKSLSAFAPICAPTQCPWGEKAFSGYLGAPGVDRAQWLAHDASALMQSQTVAPYPQGILIDQGLADKFLAEQLHPEAFESACFAAGQPLTLRRHAGYDHGYYFIQSFMADHIAHHAQSLHA, from the coding sequence ATGACCGATCACACCCCCAAGACCCTTTCGGAACACCCCTGCTTCGGCGGCGTGCAGAGCTTTCACGAACACGCCTCGCAAGAGATCGGGCTGCCGATGCGCTTCTCGGTCTACCTGCCGCCGCAGGCTGCGAACGGGCCGGTGCCGGCGCTGCTGTACCTTGCAGGCCTCACCTGCAACGAGGAGACCTTCGCCATCAAGGCCGGCGCGCAGCGCATGGCCGCGAGCCTGGGCCTTGCGCTGATCGCGCCCGACACCAGCCCGCGCGGCCCCGCCGCCGAATGCGTGCCCGGCGCGAAGGACGACTGGGACTTCGGCATCGGCGCCGGCTTCTACCTCGACGCCACGCGCGAGCCCTGGGCCACGCACTGGCGCATGGAGAGCTGGATCGTCCACGAGCTGCTGCCGCTGGTGGCGCAGCACTTCGCGATCGACGGGCAGCGCATCGGCATCTTCGGCCACTCGATGGGCGGCCATGGCGCGCTCACGCTGGCGCTGCGGCATCCGGGGCGCTTCAAGTCGCTGTCGGCTTTCGCGCCGATCTGCGCGCCTACCCAGTGCCCATGGGGCGAGAAGGCCTTCAGCGGTTATCTCGGCGCGCCGGGCGTGGACCGCGCGCAGTGGCTCGCGCACGACGCGAGCGCGCTCATGCAGTCGCAGACCGTCGCGCCGTATCCGCAAGGCATCCTCATCGACCAGGGGCTGGCCGACAAATTCCTCGCGGAGCAACTGCATCCCGAGGCGTTCGAGTCGGCCTGCTTCGCCGCGGGCCAGCCGCTCACGCTGCGCCGGCACGCGGGCTACGACCACGGCTACTACTTCATCCAGAGCTTCATGGCCGACCACATCGCGCACCACGCGCAATCGCTGCACGCCTAG
- a CDS encoding alpha/beta fold hydrolase gives MNRMEPLRKIEAGVLEIAYHEAGPADGPPVLLMHGFPYDIHTYAEVAPMLADQGCRVIVPYMRGYGGTRFLSDTTPRSGEQAAFGADLLALLDALKIDRAVLAGYDWGGRAACVVAALWPERCAGLVSLNSYNIQNIAKAMEPDTPENEYSLWYQYYFHSERGRAGLMKDRKAIAKLLWKLWSPTWQFVDATFERSAAAFDHPDFIDVVIHSYRHRFGLVPGDPAYADIERRLAAQPAITVPAITFDGIDDGVRPPADASAHAHRFSGPRSHRLVPGAGHNLPQEAPRTFADAVLELVPALRNEKT, from the coding sequence ATGAACCGCATGGAACCCCTCCGCAAGATCGAGGCGGGCGTCCTCGAAATCGCGTACCACGAAGCCGGCCCCGCGGACGGGCCGCCCGTGCTGCTGATGCACGGCTTTCCGTACGACATCCACACCTACGCCGAAGTCGCGCCGATGCTCGCCGACCAGGGCTGCCGCGTGATCGTGCCGTACATGCGCGGCTACGGCGGCACGCGCTTCCTCTCCGACACCACGCCGCGCTCGGGCGAACAGGCGGCGTTCGGCGCCGACCTGCTCGCGCTGCTCGACGCGTTGAAGATCGACCGCGCGGTGCTCGCCGGCTACGACTGGGGCGGCCGCGCCGCCTGCGTGGTCGCCGCGCTGTGGCCCGAGCGCTGCGCGGGCCTCGTCTCGCTCAACAGCTACAACATCCAGAACATCGCCAAGGCGATGGAGCCTGACACGCCCGAGAACGAATACAGCCTCTGGTACCAGTACTACTTTCACAGCGAACGCGGCCGCGCCGGGCTCATGAAGGACCGCAAGGCGATCGCGAAGCTGCTGTGGAAACTGTGGTCGCCGACATGGCAGTTCGTCGACGCCACCTTCGAGCGCAGCGCCGCCGCCTTCGACCATCCGGATTTCATCGATGTGGTGATCCACTCGTACCGCCACCGCTTCGGCCTCGTGCCCGGCGACCCGGCGTATGCGGACATCGAACGTCGCCTCGCCGCGCAGCCTGCGATCACCGTGCCGGCGATCACCTTCGACGGCATCGACGACGGCGTGCGGCCACCGGCCGATGCATCGGCCCACGCGCACCGCTTCAGCGGACCGCGCTCGCACCGCCTCGTGCCCGGCGCCGGCCACAACCTTCCGCAGGAAGCGCCGCGCACCTTTGCCGATGCGGTGCTCGAACTGGTGCCCGCACTGCGCAACGAAAAGACATGA
- a CDS encoding S-(hydroxymethyl)glutathione dehydrogenase/class III alcohol dehydrogenase: MKTKAAVAWKSGAPLTIETVDLEGPKFGEVLVEIKATGICHTDYYTLSGADPEGIFPAILGHEGAGIVVDVGPGVTTLKKGDHVIPLYTPECRHCKFCLSRKTNLCQLIRGTQGKGLMPDGTSRFSLDGKPIAHYMGTSTFSNYTVAPEISLAKIREDAPFDKVCYIGCGVTTGIGAVIFTAKVEAGANVVVFGLGGIGLNVIQGAKMVGADKIIGVDLNPEREAMARKFGMTHFINPKDTENVVDAIVQLTDGGADYSFECIGNTKVMRQALECTHKGWGRSIIIGVAEAGAEISTRPFQLVTGRKWEGSAFGGARGRTDVPKIVDWYMEGKINIDDLITHTMPLEDINKGFDLMKRGESIRGVVLY; the protein is encoded by the coding sequence ATGAAAACCAAAGCCGCCGTCGCCTGGAAATCCGGAGCCCCGCTCACCATCGAAACCGTGGACCTCGAAGGACCGAAGTTCGGCGAAGTGCTGGTCGAGATCAAGGCCACCGGCATCTGCCACACCGACTACTACACGCTCTCGGGCGCCGACCCCGAAGGCATCTTCCCGGCGATCCTGGGCCATGAAGGCGCGGGCATCGTGGTCGATGTCGGCCCCGGCGTCACCACGCTGAAAAAGGGCGACCACGTCATCCCGCTCTACACGCCCGAGTGCCGCCACTGCAAGTTCTGCCTCTCGCGCAAGACCAACCTCTGCCAGCTGATCCGCGGCACGCAAGGCAAGGGCCTGATGCCCGACGGCACCTCGCGCTTCAGCCTCGACGGCAAGCCCATCGCCCACTACATGGGCACCTCGACCTTCAGCAACTACACGGTCGCGCCTGAAATCTCGCTCGCCAAGATCCGCGAGGACGCGCCCTTCGACAAGGTCTGCTACATCGGCTGCGGCGTGACCACCGGCATCGGCGCGGTGATCTTCACTGCGAAGGTGGAAGCCGGCGCCAACGTGGTGGTGTTCGGCCTCGGCGGCATCGGCCTCAACGTGATCCAGGGCGCCAAGATGGTGGGTGCCGACAAGATCATCGGTGTCGACCTGAACCCCGAGCGTGAAGCCATGGCCCGCAAGTTCGGCATGACGCACTTCATCAACCCGAAAGACACCGAGAACGTCGTCGATGCCATCGTGCAGCTGACCGACGGCGGTGCCGACTACAGCTTCGAGTGCATCGGCAACACCAAGGTGATGCGCCAGGCGCTCGAATGCACGCACAAGGGCTGGGGCCGCAGCATCATCATCGGCGTGGCGGAAGCGGGCGCGGAAATCAGCACGCGGCCTTTCCAGCTGGTCACCGGCCGCAAGTGGGAAGGCTCGGCCTTCGGCGGCGCACGCGGCCGCACCGACGTGCCGAAGATCGTGGACTGGTACATGGAAGGCAAGATCAACATCGACGACCTGATCACGCACACCATGCCGCTGGAAGACATCAACAAGGGCTTCGACCTGATGAAGCGCGGCGAGTCGATTCGCGGCGTGGTTCTTTACTGA
- a CDS encoding glutathione S-transferase family protein: MTTMLKLYDYPLSGNCFKVRQMLAWLGMAYEAVPVDFHPGRAHKSAAFLANVNPLGQLPVIDDDGFVLRDAQAILVYLASRHDAQHRWYPDDAKLRGQVAMWLATADEITRTASAARLHDALGYHHLDIDACRSGARAVFRVLDDHLAEQASAGLRWLAAAPEPTIADLACFPYVALAGEGGISLDEFPALRNWVWDFRHLPGFIGMSGIFPAGPA, translated from the coding sequence ATGACGACGATGCTGAAGCTGTACGACTACCCGCTCTCGGGCAACTGCTTCAAGGTCCGCCAGATGCTGGCGTGGCTTGGCATGGCCTACGAAGCGGTGCCGGTCGATTTCCATCCGGGCCGCGCGCATAAGTCGGCCGCGTTCCTCGCGAACGTCAACCCGCTCGGGCAGCTCCCGGTGATCGACGACGACGGCTTCGTGCTGCGCGACGCACAGGCCATCCTGGTCTACCTCGCGAGCCGCCACGACGCGCAGCACCGCTGGTATCCGGACGACGCAAAGCTGCGCGGCCAGGTTGCGATGTGGCTCGCCACGGCCGACGAAATCACCCGCACCGCCTCGGCTGCCCGGCTGCACGACGCGCTCGGCTACCACCACCTGGACATCGACGCCTGCCGCAGCGGCGCGCGCGCCGTGTTCCGCGTGCTGGACGACCACCTCGCCGAACAGGCCAGCGCGGGCCTGCGATGGCTGGCTGCGGCGCCCGAGCCGACGATTGCCGATCTCGCCTGCTTCCCGTATGTCGCACTGGCGGGCGAAGGCGGCATCTCGCTCGACGAGTTTCCCGCCCTCCGGAACTGGGTCTGGGATTTCCGACACCTCCCCGGGTTCATCGGGATGTCGGGTATCTTCCCTGCTGGCCCTGCCTGA
- a CDS encoding aromatic ring-hydroxylating oxygenase subunit alpha has translation MPFVTDDPNMLDDWLVVGPASALAGASEQRPYTTRLLGETLALWADADGTPQCRLAAQPLAVQSRYGYLWVCPSGRPARPLFAFPEYTEPGRRTVDCGGIGVAVSGLRVIENFLDMAHFPFVHADYLGKVPHTEVAPYQVDIDPATNEIWATDCRFWQPRASAAHDSGADVLYKYRVMQPLSAMLYKSSARPGAQDAIALFLQPIDDEHVLAHTMLACFDEVSTDAELVAFQQTIFGQDKPILENHAFKRMPLEGRAETPTRGDTSSVTYRRWLRERGMRFGTRAAA, from the coding sequence ATGCCCTTCGTCACCGACGATCCCAACATGCTCGACGACTGGCTCGTCGTTGGACCCGCAAGCGCGCTCGCCGGCGCCTCCGAACAACGGCCGTACACGACCCGCCTGCTCGGTGAAACGCTGGCGCTCTGGGCCGATGCCGACGGCACGCCGCAATGCCGCCTCGCCGCACAGCCGCTGGCGGTGCAATCGCGCTACGGCTACCTATGGGTCTGCCCGAGCGGCCGCCCCGCACGCCCGCTCTTCGCGTTCCCCGAGTACACCGAGCCCGGCCGCCGCACCGTCGATTGCGGCGGCATCGGCGTTGCAGTCTCAGGCCTGCGCGTGATCGAGAACTTCCTCGACATGGCGCACTTCCCCTTCGTGCACGCCGACTACCTCGGCAAGGTGCCGCACACCGAGGTGGCGCCCTACCAGGTGGACATCGACCCTGCCACCAACGAGATCTGGGCGACCGACTGCCGCTTCTGGCAGCCGCGCGCCTCGGCCGCGCACGACAGCGGCGCCGATGTGCTTTACAAGTACCGCGTGATGCAGCCCTTGTCGGCCATGCTCTACAAGTCGAGCGCACGCCCCGGCGCGCAGGACGCCATCGCCCTCTTCCTGCAGCCGATCGACGACGAGCACGTGCTCGCGCACACGATGCTCGCCTGCTTCGACGAGGTTTCCACCGACGCCGAGCTCGTCGCCTTCCAGCAGACGATCTTCGGACAGGACAAGCCGATCCTGGAGAACCACGCCTTCAAGCGCATGCCGCTCGAAGGCCGCGCCGAGACGCCGACGCGCGGCGACACCTCCTCGGTCACCTACCGGCGTTGGCTGCGCGAGCGCGGCATGCGCTTCGGCACGAGGGCCGCCGCATGA
- a CDS encoding Rieske 2Fe-2S domain-containing protein, whose amino-acid sequence MNTDPAPHDMPRWHPVARSADLRPGANIVAGFAEGQELALWRSADGAAQAWDNRCPHRSVRFTLGQVIEDRLACAYHGWQYAAGNGQCVNIPAHPAMQAPRNVCAKVFGAVDAAGMLWVNLVAEDASAAPPSLADAIPAGWHFCRTLTLRAGAHDVRDALAQQGFAADAATGAFRGALEEVQSVALVLDAQPQLTFVHLWTEAPPGSDAMKTLHTAARNLRSAIETQG is encoded by the coding sequence ATGAACACTGACCCTGCTCCCCACGACATGCCTCGTTGGCACCCCGTGGCCCGTTCGGCCGATCTGCGCCCCGGCGCCAACATCGTCGCCGGCTTCGCGGAAGGCCAGGAGCTCGCGCTCTGGCGTTCGGCAGACGGCGCGGCGCAGGCCTGGGACAACCGGTGCCCGCACCGCAGCGTGCGCTTCACGCTCGGCCAGGTGATCGAAGACCGCCTCGCCTGCGCTTACCACGGCTGGCAGTACGCCGCGGGCAACGGGCAGTGCGTGAACATTCCGGCGCACCCGGCGATGCAGGCGCCGCGCAACGTCTGCGCCAAGGTGTTCGGCGCGGTCGATGCGGCCGGCATGCTGTGGGTCAATCTTGTTGCCGAGGACGCGTCTGCTGCGCCGCCATCGCTGGCCGATGCCATACCGGCCGGCTGGCACTTCTGCCGCACGCTGACGCTGCGAGCCGGCGCGCATGACGTGCGTGACGCCCTCGCACAGCAGGGCTTTGCGGCCGACGCGGCAACGGGCGCATTTCGCGGTGCGCTCGAAGAAGTGCAATCTGTTGCGCTCGTGCTCGACGCGCAGCCGCAACTCACTTTCGTCCATCTGTGGACCGAGGCACCTCCGGGGTCCGACGCGATGAAGACCCTGCACACGGCCGCGCGCAACCTGCGCAGCGCCATCGAAACCCAGGGCTGA
- the aroQ gene encoding type II 3-dehydroquinate dehydratase, producing the protein MKKILVLNGPNLNLLGTREPEQYGRDTLADVEQLCKDTGAKLGVEVECRQSNHEGVLIDWIQEAGREVAAGNMLGVVMNPGAYTHTSIALHDAIKGASVPLIELHISNVHAREEFRHKSYISPAARGIIVGLGVKGYPLAIAALVP; encoded by the coding sequence ATGAAGAAAATCCTCGTTCTCAACGGCCCCAATCTCAACCTGCTCGGCACGCGCGAGCCCGAGCAATACGGACGCGACACGCTGGCCGATGTGGAGCAACTGTGCAAGGACACGGGCGCGAAGCTCGGCGTGGAGGTCGAATGCCGCCAGTCGAACCACGAAGGCGTGCTGATCGACTGGATCCAGGAAGCGGGCCGCGAAGTGGCCGCGGGCAACATGCTCGGCGTGGTGATGAACCCCGGTGCCTACACCCACACGTCGATCGCGCTGCACGACGCGATCAAGGGCGCGAGCGTGCCGCTCATCGAGCTGCACATCTCGAACGTGCATGCGCGGGAAGAGTTTCGCCACAAGTCGTATATCTCGCCCGCGGCGCGCGGGATCATCGTGGGGCTGGGGGTGAAGGGCTACCCGCTGGCGATTGCCGCGCTGGTGCCCTGA
- a CDS encoding SpoVR family protein has protein sequence MNTTAATDRPPSGLRLERLPSPSDWTFELIEQYHTEIAKTAKGFGLDVYPNQLEVITAEQMMDAYASVGMPMIYRHWSYGKQFIATEKNYKRGHMGLAYEIVINSDPCIAYLMEENTMAMQALVIAHAAYGHNSFFKGNYLFRMWTDASSIIDYLVYARHYIAECEERHGLDAVEELLDSCHALMNYGVDRYRRPQKRSLAQESAQRADRERHMQQQVNDLWRTLPKRAEQAAESDATRRFPSEPQENLLYFIEKNAALLEPWQREVVRIVRKIAQYFYPQRQTQVMNEGWATFWHYTLLNTMYERGQLADGFMMEWLSSHTGVIFQPPVGHRAYSGINPYALGFKMFTDLRRICEKPTEEDRRWFPDFAGTDWVKTLDYAMRNFKDESFVGQFLSPKTMRDFRLFAIRDYQSEAELEVSAIHDDSGYQSLRESLSRQYDISSREPDIQVWSVATRGDRSLTLRHTQRNNLPLHDGAEEVLKHVARLWGFDVHLESIDSAGRISRSWKATAPKQMY, from the coding sequence ATGAACACCACTGCCGCCACTGACCGCCCGCCCTCGGGCCTGAGGCTGGAGCGCCTGCCCAGCCCCTCGGACTGGACCTTCGAGCTGATCGAGCAGTACCACACCGAGATCGCCAAGACCGCCAAGGGCTTCGGTCTGGACGTGTACCCCAACCAGCTCGAAGTGATCACCGCCGAACAGATGATGGATGCCTACGCGAGCGTGGGCATGCCGATGATCTACCGCCACTGGTCGTACGGCAAACAGTTCATCGCGACCGAGAAGAACTACAAGCGCGGCCACATGGGCCTGGCGTACGAGATCGTCATCAACTCCGATCCGTGCATCGCCTACCTCATGGAAGAAAACACCATGGCCATGCAGGCCCTGGTGATCGCGCATGCGGCTTACGGCCACAACAGCTTCTTCAAGGGCAACTACCTGTTCCGGATGTGGACCGATGCGTCGTCGATCATCGATTACCTCGTGTACGCACGCCACTACATCGCCGAATGCGAGGAGCGGCACGGCCTCGATGCCGTCGAGGAACTGCTCGACTCCTGCCATGCGCTGATGAACTACGGCGTCGACCGCTATCGCCGTCCGCAGAAGCGGTCGTTGGCGCAAGAGAGCGCGCAGCGCGCCGACCGCGAACGCCACATGCAGCAGCAGGTGAACGACCTCTGGCGCACGCTGCCCAAGCGCGCCGAGCAGGCGGCCGAGTCCGACGCCACGCGCCGCTTTCCCTCGGAGCCGCAAGAGAACCTGCTGTACTTCATCGAGAAGAACGCGGCGCTGCTCGAACCCTGGCAGCGCGAGGTCGTGCGCATCGTGCGCAAGATCGCGCAGTACTTCTATCCGCAGCGCCAGACGCAGGTGATGAACGAAGGCTGGGCCACCTTCTGGCACTACACGCTGCTCAACACCATGTACGAGCGCGGCCAACTGGCAGACGGCTTCATGATGGAATGGCTCAGCTCGCACACGGGCGTGATCTTCCAGCCGCCGGTGGGCCACCGCGCCTACAGCGGCATCAATCCCTATGCGCTGGGCTTCAAGATGTTCACCGACCTGCGGCGCATCTGCGAGAAGCCCACCGAGGAAGACCGTCGCTGGTTCCCCGATTTCGCGGGCACCGACTGGGTCAAGACGCTCGACTACGCGATGCGCAACTTCAAGGACGAGAGCTTCGTCGGCCAGTTCCTGAGCCCGAAGACGATGCGCGACTTCCGGCTGTTCGCGATCCGCGACTACCAGAGCGAGGCCGAACTCGAGGTGTCCGCCATCCACGATGACAGCGGCTATCAGTCGCTGCGCGAATCGCTCTCACGCCAGTACGACATCAGCAGCCGCGAGCCCGACATCCAGGTGTGGAGCGTCGCGACGCGCGGCGACCGGTCGCTGACGCTGCGGCACACGCAGCGCAACAATCTGCCGCTGCACGACGGAGCGGAAGAAGTGCTCAAGCACGTTGCGCGGCTCTGGGGTTTCGATGTGCACCTCGAAAGCATCGACAGTGCGGGGCGTATCAGCCGCAGCTGGAAGGCTACGGCGCCCAAGCAGATGTACTAA